CACTCCGAAAGCTACGGGCCCTCATGTCACCTCTCAACCATTTGCCATTGTGCCGCTCCCTGCTCTGGATCAGCGCGCTGTTTACCGCGCTGCTGGCCTTGGCGCCGTGTGCGCAGGCGGCGGTCAAGATTGAAGGCACGCGCCTGATTTACTTCGGCCAATATAAAGAAGCCAGCATCAATATCGTCAATCAGTCCCCCCAGTGAATTGGTGGTGCAAAGCTGGGTCACTCGCGAGAACGATGACGGGACCCTGCCGGTGCCCTTCGCCGTGGTTCAGCCGCTGGTTCGCCTGGATGCTCAACAGCACCACCTGCTGCGCATTCTGTACGCCGGCGAAGGCTTGCCCGGCGACGTGGAATCGATGTTCCTGCTCAACGTCATGGAAATCCCGCTGAAACCGGAAGCCGCCGACAGCGTGCAATTTGCCGTGCGCCAGCGCCTCAAGCTGTTCTATCGCCCGCCTGGGCTTGTGGGAAGCTCGTCCGAGGCCGTGCAGCAATTGGTGTGGAGCCGCGCCGATGAGCAATCGGTAACCGTCACCAATCCAACCGCGTTTCATCTGTCCCTGGTGGATGTGCAGAGCGATTCCGGCGGCCAGGTTCAGGCGCTGGATGACTACATATTGCTCAAGCCCGGTGAACGCAAAGTCTTCACCACCAAGGCCCCCATCAGCGCCGGAAGCCAAATCAACTTTACCGAAATCACCGATATCGGCTTGCAGGCCCGCCATCGTGCGGCCCTCAAGTGATAGATCGCGGGGAATACCGACCTATGTCACCTCTTAAATACTTGCTCGTAGCCACCCTGCTTGCCAGCGCCGCCCTCCCCGCTACCAGCTACGCGTTGGCCTGCCGGGTGGACGGTAGCGGCTCGGTCGCCGACACCGCCCCCCTGGGTACCGCATTGGCGGTGGCGGCCGATGCGCCAGATGGCACGATTATCTGGGAGTCGGGCCCACGCTCGGTCAATGTGATTTGCAAGGACGACTTTAACCATGGGCGCGAGGAAGTGTATTTTTACCTGAACCCGGCAAGCGTCAGTATTGGCCAGGGCATTCGCGCCGGGATTCGCTATAACTCGGTGCCCATCACCCAAAGCAGTGGCAAGTACGGGACTGGGTTCTACTCCGACCGCGGTTGCACCCTGTCAAATTGCGTCGGTTGGGACAAGGCCCGGTTCACCCTCAACTTCAGCGTGTTTATCGAGAAATTTGGTACCACCCCACAAAACGGTCAGGCCAGTACCCTGTCGCAATACCGGGTGTTTCAACTGGACGGTATTACCGGTCTCAACAACCGCCCCAACAGCAACCTCAACTACATCGTCA
The Pseudomonas hygromyciniae genome window above contains:
- a CDS encoding fimbrial biogenesis chaperone — protein: MQSWVTRENDDGTLPVPFAVVQPLVRLDAQQHHLLRILYAGEGLPGDVESMFLLNVMEIPLKPEAADSVQFAVRQRLKLFYRPPGLVGSSSEAVQQLVWSRADEQSVTVTNPTAFHLSLVDVQSDSGGQVQALDDYILLKPGERKVFTTKAPISAGSQINFTEITDIGLQARHRAALK
- a CDS encoding fimbrial protein; the encoded protein is MSPLKYLLVATLLASAALPATSYALACRVDGSGSVADTAPLGTALAVAADAPDGTIIWESGPRSVNVICKDDFNHGREEVYFYLNPASVSIGQGIRAGIRYNSVPITQSSGKYGTGFYSDRGCTLSNCVGWDKARFTLNFSVFIEKFGTTPQNGQASTLSQYRVFQLDGITGLNNRPNSNLNYIVTGVNDIRFVPCTPDLTITPNVVSFPKPSRKAQIGEVASTAAFSLSLRKACDTPYTVSARFATTPGGGNVINGLLVPANNSSVGIALSWDYTNQNLPFNEWFPLAQMKGANQTTRQDFRADLKWRTLPVPGAFDAAVVVDMFYK